The Macaca nemestrina isolate mMacNem1 chromosome 12, mMacNem.hap1, whole genome shotgun sequence genome contains a region encoding:
- the LOC105496067 gene encoding protein yippee-like 4, with translation MPSCDPGPGPACLPTKTFRSYLPRCHRTYSCVHCRAHLAKHDELISKSFQGSHGRAYLFNSVVNVGCGPAEQRLLLTGLHSVADIFCESCKTTLGWKYEQAFETSQKYKEGKYIIEMSHMVKDNGWD, from the exons ATGCCCAGCTGTGACCCTGgtccaggccctgcctgcctccccacCAAGACTTTCCGCAGCTACCTGCCCCGCTGCCACCGCACTTACAGCTGTGTCCACTGCCGTGCACACCTGGCCAAACACGATGAGCTTATTTCCAAG TCCTTCCAAGGGAGCCATGGCCGAGCCTACCTGTTTAACTCCGT ggtcaaCGTGGGTTGCGGGCCAGCTGAACAGCGCCTCTTGCTCACGGGGCTCCACTCGGTAGCTGATATTTTCTGTGAGAGCTGCAAAACCACACTGGGCTGGAAATAT GAACAAGCTTTTGAGACGAGCCAGAAGTACAAGGAAGGGAAATATATCATTGAAATGTCACACATGGTGAAGGACAACGGCTGGGACTGA